From the Nitrospira sp. genome, the window GATGTCGTGCATCGGACTGGCGGTGCGGATGAGATCGCATCGCTCGGGTGAGAGCCCGTAGCGACGGGCCAGCAGTTCGCAGTAGTGGCTCATCCGTTGAATGTGCTGCGCGGTCGAACTGTCGCGGTATTCGGCCGCGATCGCGAGCCGTTGAATGGTTTCTTCGCGGGAGAGGCGCAGTTCCTTCTCGCTCCGCTCCAGCCATTCAAGTGCTTGCTGCAGGGCAATCGTCCTGGTCCGGACGACTTCTTCCAGATTCTCCCGGTGCATGGCGTTTTCAATTTCCAACTTGCGTCGTCGCAACGCGTTGGCCACGTTGATCAGGACTTCGTTCGCTTCGAACGGCTTGATGACGTAGCCGAAGGCGCCCATATCCAAGGCCGCATTCGCGAGGACGGGGCTGTCGAGACCCGTAATCATGATCACGGCGGTGCTGGGGTATTGCGTCAGGATGTGGCGAATGAGATCCATGCCGGATTCGCCCGGCATGTTCACGTCACACAGCACCAACGCATAGGAACCGCTCTCCATCCGTTGACGGGCTTCGCGTGCTTCTCCAGCCAGGGTCACTTTGTAGCCGTGGGGTTCGAGAAGGTAGCCCAATAATCGACGGATAGGCTCTTCATCGTCCACGATCAGGATGTTGCGGTTTTCGAGGATCGCTTGCTGAGTGGTGACTTCGGTGACGCTCGGAATGCTCATATGGTTCGCCGGGCTAGGTTAATCGTGGTGGCCGATCAGCAATAGAGTCAGTATCGGTCGTTGGGCGTAAAGTCTGAAGTGCATGATGGATTGAGGGGAAAAGCACCTTTTATGCCACTCAAGCCGCGGTGCGACCAACTGTCTCGTGCCGCCCGCCCATTGCTGCATCAATGCTGGGAAATCTGTTCTCTCGGGACAAGATCCGACGAGTGGCGGTTTCCGGCCGCTCTGCCAGGCCCGGGGCGCTGATCGTCAACTCTGACGCTCGTTCGTCGGCTTTCGAGCAGGCGACGTTCCCGAGGAACCAGCAACCTGCGCCATCACGCTGAATTATACAGGGGGCTTTCCCGATTGCCAGCCGAAACGCAGTTTGAGAAACCAGTCACCGGTTGCGCGGCTGGATTTGCTCTTTGAAGCCCCGTTCACTATAATCCGCTCTTTTAGATTTGCTGTGCAGGAAGGAGTGCGACTCAATGGCGAGCGGAGCAGGGCTAGGTCGAATCGATGGCCGTCGGCGGGATCAGATCCGTCCGGTCAAAGTGACGCGCAATTTTACAAAACATGCCGAGGGCTCCGTCTTGATCGAAATGGGGGACACCAAGGTCATTTGCACGGCGTCGATTGAAGATAAAGTTCCGCCGTTTTTGAAGGGTAAGGGCGCCGGCTGGGTGACAGCCGAATATGCCATGTTGCCTCGCGCCACGCATGATCGTTCGCCCCGGGAATCGGTCAAGGGTAAGCAGGGCGGCCGCACGTTGGAGATTCAGCGGTTGGTGGGACGTGCCCTCCGCGCGGTTATTGATACATCGCGTTTGGGCGAGCGGACCATCTGGATCGATTGTGATGTGATTCAAGCCGATGGTGGAACCCGCACGGCTTCTATTACCGGCTCCTTTATTGCCCTCGCGGATGCCGTGGGAGTGCTGAAGAAAAAGGACTTGATCAAGGTTAATCCGTTGACCGATTACCTGGCGGCCATCAGTATCGGCAAGGTCGGGGGGCAGGTCATGGTGGACCTGGCCTACGAAGAAGACTCGCATGCCGAGGTGGATTTGAATCTGGTGATGACCGGCGCCGGGCAGTATGTCGAGGTGCAGGGGACGGCTGAAAAGACGCCGTTCAATAAGAAAGATATGGATGAGTTTCTCGACCTCGGTTGGGGCGCGATCCGTGAATTGGTCGATTTGCAAAAGTCGTTGATCGGCGCGCTGAGTTAACCATGCAGATCGTGCTGGCGACCAGGAATCAGCATAAGAAGCAGGAGCTGGTTGCCCTGTTAGGCGGTATGGACATCACGATCCGTACCCTGGACGATTTTCCCGACGCGCCGGACGTGGTGGAGGACGGCGAGACCTGTGAAGCCAACGCGATGAAAAAGGCGGTCGAGATCGCCCGGTATACGGGTTTGCCGGCGGTGGCAGATGATACCGGCCTCGAAGTCGATGCCCTTGGCGGGCGTCCCGGTGCCTTTGCCGCGAGGTATGCTGGAGAACATGCCAGCTATGAAGACAATTGCCGGAAGTTATTGAACGAGCTTCAGGGTGTTCCGGTAGAAAATCGAGGTGCCCGCTTTGTGACCGTGGCGGCCATTGCGTTTCTTTCCGGCAAGACCATCTCGACTAAAGGGGTGTTAGAGGGACGCATTGCCGAAGAGCCGGCGGGCTCCCGTGGTTTCGGGTATGATCCGGTCTTTTTTCTGCCGGAGTATCATCAGACTCTGGCCCAACTGTCGCCGGATGTGAAAAATCGAATCAGCCATCGAGCCCGGGCCTTTACCCAAGCCAGGACTCTTCTTGAGCAGATGATGACGGAACAGAACTCAGTCGGGGCGTAGCGCAGCTCGGTAGCGCGCCTGGTTTGGGACCAGGATGTCGGAGGTTCAAATCCTCTCGCCCCGACCAAATAAATCGACGTGAGGCGTGGAATGTAGGGGGTGGTCGCTAGTTTCTTGCCTCATGGTTCGCCCTTCCCTCGGACGCCTGACCCCTCACGAGTTTCTCAGTATCGCGCCCGTAGCTCAGTCGGATAGAGCATCAGCCTTCTAAGCTGAGGGTCGTTGGTTCGATTCCAACCGGGCGCACCACAAAATCAACAGGTTGTGAAGCAGTCCCTCCAAGTTTACTTAGACCACTCCCGGTTTTACTCCCGGTTCGCACTTCGGCCTGACTTTCTAGCGGCGAAGTAAACAAGCTGCCCTTGGCTACGGTCTCCTGCATGAAGCCGGGCGTCAGATGGCTGTACCTCGCCGTCGTTTTGATATCGCGGTGTCCTAAAAGCTGCTGTACCCCGTAGAGACTCGCGCCGGATAATACCCGCCGGGTGGCTGCCGTATGCCTCAGGGAATGCCAGCTTGCGCCAACGATTCCGGCTCGCCGTAGCATTGGGTCAAAGTGCCATCTGACAAATGAGCGCGCGTCCAGGGGTTTGAGAGGGTCTTTTGCGGGAAACACGAAAGGGGACTTCGTGAATGAATCCCACCTGGAGAGTAGCGCACATACCCCGTCGGTCAATGGCACATAACGGCTTTTCGAACCTTTGGGCATCGGTAAGCTGAGGACTCGATTCTCCATGTCGATCTGCGACCATCGGAGATTAAACTGTTCCGATCGCCGCAACCCTGTTTCAATCGCGAATGCGACCATTTCCCAAACTCGCGGCTCCATCAAGTGGCGGAGGCGAGCAATTTCGTCGTCTGTGAGAAACCGGGTCTTGATGGCCTCTGGAAAGAATTTCACGCCGCTCATCGGGTTGCGGTCAATCTTGCCGTCATTCACCGCCAACGTGAGGACATGCCTTAGATAGGAGAAATATCTATTGATAGTCGGTGGAGCCTTGCGCCGGGTTCCGTTAGCCTTCTTCAAGTCGTAACGTGCCTTCAGTTGTGCCTGAATCCGCCGTAGGTCTTCCGTAGAGATGTCCCGCAGGGTTCGATTCCCAAGCAACAGTGACCAAAAACGGCCATGCCGTCGTGAATTAGCCACGCTTCGATTCGAACAACCCTCAAGATGGCGAGCAATCCATGCTCGTAACGTGACCTGTTTTGTCTTCTTATATTTCTCTGGGAAGTACGTTTCTTCTCGCGCTTCTGCCTTGAGTCGACCATACAGCGCTTTCGCTTGGCTCTTGTTGGTGGCACGGAACCATTTTTCCCGGCCGTTCATGATTAGCCGTACCCACCACTTCCCCGAGCCCGCGGGCTTTTCGACGATGCCTCTATCCTTTCCCGCTTTTCTTGCCAAGGTGGCTCTCCTTTCGTTCCCCGCTCTTATTGGACTCGCGCCACTTTCTCGCTGCGACGCGGTTTTGGCAGCGCGGCTGACAGTATAGCTGGTCGCGTCGGATCGCGAAAAAGATCGTGGCGCATTCCGGACAGCGCCGAATGTAGTCCCCCGTTTGGGCCAGGAGGTGGACAAATCGGTATTCAAACTCCTTCGCCTTGCGTTTCGCGCTCACGATGACCGTCCCGGCCTCGTCAGAGCCCTCACCCGGCGACACCACGACCAGCGTCATCTGTGGAAACGTGAAGGCGGTGTATCCTTCATGCCAATAGAGCTCTAACTGCTCCAAGACGGCAGCCTGAATGTCCAGGGCTTCTTTGCGACTGGGTATCGTCTGATAGTTCTTCGCGTTAGGCACGCCTTCCACGCTCCAGCCACTCTCAGGGGCCACCATCCCGCCATACCGCTCCCCCGTCTCATCGACAAAGGCCGCGACCTCAAACGCCACCAGCGTCCATTCCGTGGGCGTCAAGGTCTCCAGATCGGTCTGTAAAAACCGGAGCACCCACCCCACGGCGCCATCCGGCATCGTCTGGATACGCTCCATCGCCTTCTGATACTCCAGTTGGAAGTCCTGCTCCGCGTGTCCCTGTGCGCTCATGCCTTCGCTCCTTTTTCATGCCGACCCCTCCCTAGGTTCCTGATCCCAACACCACCGAAAAATGTGTCGTGCGAACGGGCCGTTTCCACCGGAATGTGTTTGGCAAGTGTACCTCCGCCTTGCTAATGGGTGTCAAGAAGAATCACGGCTCACGAATATCAGCCGTGATCATTTTTGAACCATTCTTTCAAGGAGGTGCCCGATGGTCCCGAGTACAAAATTGATCACCATTCGAGAAGCGGCGAACCGGTTAGGGCTCAAAGAAAGCACGATCAGGAAATACATCCTGAAACGGCAGATCGCTTATGTGA encodes:
- a CDS encoding helix-turn-helix domain-containing protein — its product is MVPSTKLITIREAANRLGLKESTIRKYILKRQIAYVKPSVRAVRIPIEELERILAVGLRPAIPQAEGAL
- a CDS encoding site-specific integrase; translated protein: MNGREKWFRATNKSQAKALYGRLKAEAREETYFPEKYKKTKQVTLRAWIARHLEGCSNRSVANSRRHGRFWSLLLGNRTLRDISTEDLRRIQAQLKARYDLKKANGTRRKAPPTINRYFSYLRHVLTLAVNDGKIDRNPMSGVKFFPEAIKTRFLTDDEIARLRHLMEPRVWEMVAFAIETGLRRSEQFNLRWSQIDMENRVLSLPMPKGSKSRYVPLTDGVCALLSRWDSFTKSPFVFPAKDPLKPLDARSFVRWHFDPMLRRAGIVGASWHSLRHTAATRRVLSGASLYGVQQLLGHRDIKTTARYSHLTPGFMQETVAKGSLFTSPLESQAEVRTGSKTGSGLSKLGGTASQPVDFVVRPVGIEPTTLSLEG
- a CDS encoding XTP/dITP diphosphatase → MQIVLATRNQHKKQELVALLGGMDITIRTLDDFPDAPDVVEDGETCEANAMKKAVEIARYTGLPAVADDTGLEVDALGGRPGAFAARYAGEHASYEDNCRKLLNELQGVPVENRGARFVTVAAIAFLSGKTISTKGVLEGRIAEEPAGSRGFGYDPVFFLPEYHQTLAQLSPDVKNRISHRARAFTQARTLLEQMMTEQNSVGA
- a CDS encoding response regulator translates to MSIPSVTEVTTQQAILENRNILIVDDEEPIRRLLGYLLEPHGYKVTLAGEAREARQRMESGSYALVLCDVNMPGESGMDLIRHILTQYPSTAVIMITGLDSPVLANAALDMGAFGYVIKPFEANEVLINVANALRRRKLEIENAMHRENLEEVVRTRTIALQQALEWLERSEKELRLSREETIQRLAIAAEYRDSSTAQHIQRMSHYCELLARRYGLSPERCDLIRTASPMHDIGKIGTPDHVLLKPGKFTPEEFKVITQHTEIGYRILAGSDSELLKVAALIAWTHHERFDGTGYPRGLKGETIPLEGRITAIADNFDALTTQRVYKPAYDFDHAKELMLKERGKHFDPELLDIFFDSMEEITRIYDQFADPTWLSTSRHRTITQDQGEVA
- the rph gene encoding ribonuclease PH; amino-acid sequence: MASGAGLGRIDGRRRDQIRPVKVTRNFTKHAEGSVLIEMGDTKVICTASIEDKVPPFLKGKGAGWVTAEYAMLPRATHDRSPRESVKGKQGGRTLEIQRLVGRALRAVIDTSRLGERTIWIDCDVIQADGGTRTASITGSFIALADAVGVLKKKDLIKVNPLTDYLAAISIGKVGGQVMVDLAYEEDSHAEVDLNLVMTGAGQYVEVQGTAEKTPFNKKDMDEFLDLGWGAIRELVDLQKSLIGALS